The bacterium sequence TTTTAACCTCACTTGGATGCGACGCGATTGGTATCGAATTTTATTAAAACTCTCACCTGTATATCTTCTAGTCGATCGCCAAACGCCACTTGCTAGCGCATTAAAGTATTTACCAGTGCGATATAATTTACTCTATGAAGATTCAAGGTTCTTGGTGTATCAGGCCATGGCTAATGAGTGAACTCACCAGTTGCACTGTCATAGTTGTAAGTTTCAGTTCCCATTGGATGGAGCGATTCTCCGGTAAATGTTGCACCTGCTGATTGTACATTCAACACGACATTTTCTGAGAAATGGAAGCCCGGTAAGACCGATGCGCAGGCTACTCCAGTAGCGCAGGTTATATACGATTCGAAGTCTGTATAGTAAGCCTCTTGGGCATTGATCACGTTTTTTAAATCCGAAAGCGCTAACGCGTTAAATGTTCGGGCGCGGTAATTCTGAAATTGACTTAATCCCATCCCGGCTAAGATGGCGATGATTGTTAATACCACCATGAGTTCAATGAATGTAAAACCAGCTTCTTGATTTACTTTCTGGCCTTCCATATTCGCCCTTTCTCGGAAATTTCGGCTATCACTTAACTCAAGGTTATCTTTGAAAAAAAGGGGAGCATGTGCTCCCCTTTAGGAATCTACACTAGGTAGATGGTTAGCTTAGTTACAAGCGACCACACCAGTTGTAGAATCGTAGTTCCAGTTCTTAGTTGATGTACAGTTACCTTTGCTATGAGTAGAACGGCC is a genomic window containing:
- a CDS encoding type II secretion system protein, which translates into the protein MEGQKVNQEAGFTFIELMVVLTIIAILAGMGLSQFQNYRARTFNALALSDLKNVINAQEAYYTDFESYITCATGVACASVLPGFHFSENVVLNVQSAGATFTGESLHPMGTETYNYDSATGEFTH